In Parerythrobacter aestuarii, the sequence CTCGGCCCCGCGATAAATCTCGGTCTGGCCCTTCTGGCGGCCGAAGCCCTTGACCTCGGTCACGGTCATGCCGGCGACGCCGATCCCGCCGAGCGCTTCGCGCACCTCGTCGAGCTTGAATGGTTTGATGACGGCGATGATGAACTTCATCGGGTCCCCCTTGCTTGGATCCGGGCCCTTCCCGGACTTCGCAACTGCAGCAAGAGGTGTGCCAGAATCGATTCCCACCGGAATCAGGTACCTGCAGCAAGATTTGCGCAGGATTGTTGCTTAAAATTTAGTCGGTGCCTACTTTTTACTCATTTGGACCGTGGCCCAGACCGGCAAGTGATCCGATGCCTGCGCACTGAGAGAGCTGTGATGGACCCCATGAGACACAACTTTCCATTGTGGGGAAAGCGCAATTCGGTCGAGCCGGGCGATCGGGCGTGAAGCTGGAAAGCTCGGCCCCGGGGAAAGCACCAGCCAACGTCCGTCGAACACGCGCATGGCGCCGCTACGCGCCGTCCACTGGTTGAAATCACCCAGCAGGATTTCGGGCATCGGCGGATGCGCCCCGTTCAGGTGCCCAAGGATCGAACGGATCTGGTCGCTTCGCCTGAGGCCCGACAGGTCGAGATGCGCGCCCACCACACGAAACGCGCCATCGCCATTGGCAAGGTCCACGCTGGCCGCTCCGCGCGGTTCCAGCATCGGCAAATCGAGCGGTTCGCTCGCCAGCACTTGCATGTCGCGGCGGACCAGGATGGCATTGCCGTGCCAGCCGATGCTGCGCGCCCGCTTCGCTACCGGCACGGCCTTCCACGGCGTGTCGTCAAGCGCCGCCCGGGGAAGCACGCTGGCTCTCTGGCCGAAACGCAAGTCGGCCTCCTGCAAGGCGATCACATCGGCATCCAGCTCGCGCAAGACAGAGATGATGCGCCCGGGATCGCGCCGTCGGTCGGTGCCGACAGCCTTGTGGATGTTGTAGCTGGCGACGGTGAGCTGCACGCGCGGCGCGGCCTAGTTGGAGTGCGCGCCCGGCCCACCCGCGATATAGCGATCGGTAGCCCGCGTCGGCAGCCCATCGATGCTGGAGATACGGGTCGAGACCTTGGCTGCCCACGCCTCCGGATCGGCATTGGCGTGATACTTGGTCAGCGTGTTGCGCTCGCTTTCCAGAGTCATCAGCGGCACGCCCCAGCCGCAGCTGGTCTGGACACTATCAACATCGATGACGAAGATCTGCCGCGTGCCCGGAAGCAGGGTGAACTGCGCCGCCAGTGCCTCCCACTCCTCGTCTTGCGGCAACACAGCTCGTCCGCGACCGTAGATGCGCAGGATCAGCGCCGGCTGCTGGAAATTGCAAAACATGATGGTGATACGCCCGTCGGCGGCAAGGTGCGCGTGGGTCTCGTTGCCCGACCCGCCAAGGTCGAGATAAGCGACCACCGTCGGGGTCAGCACCCGGAAGGCGTCATAGCCCTTGGGGCTGAGATTGATCCGCCCGTCTTGCGCTGCAGTCGCAACGAAGAACACGGGCTGCTGCTCGATCATGGCAATATGCTTGCCGTCGAGCCTGTCGAAGAAATCGGCCATGAGTGGATGCTACGCTCGAGCGGCGCGCTTGTCACCGCTCCTTGGTGGCGGAAAACGTCAGCTCAGGGTTCTTCTCAGCCTGATAGTTCACATCCCATGGGCTCTTGGCCATGAAAACCAGATCGCCATCGCGGTCGCGCGCAAGGTTGGATCGGTTGAAGCTCTCGAATTCATTCAGGGCCTTGCCTTCGCCCCTGACCCAGCGCGCCGTTGCGAAAGGAGAAGGTTCGAGGAAAGCGTCGACCTTGTATTCCGCCTCCAGCCGCGAAACGAGCACTTCCAGCTGGAGCTGGCCGACAACACCGATGATCCACTGCGCGCCTATCTCCGGGTAGAAAACCTGGATGACTCCCTCTTCGGAAAGGTCGTCGAGCGCCTTGCGCAACTGCTTGGTCTTGGTCGGATCCTTCAGCACCACGCGGCGCAGGATTTCCGGTGCGAAATTGGGCAGGCCCGTGAAGCGCACCTCGTTCTTCTCGCTCAGCGTATCGCCCACACGCAGCGTGCCGTGGTTGGGGATGCCGATGATATCGCCGGCCTCAGCGGTATCGGCGATCTCGCGATCCTGCGCGAAAAACATGATCGGCGAATGGATCGCGATCGGCTTGCCCAGGCCGCTCGGCGTCAGCTTCATGCCACGTTTGAAGGTGCCCGAAACTTGCCGCATGAAGGCGATGCGGTCGCGGTGGTTGGGATCCATATTGGCCTGCACCTTGAAGATGAAGCCGGTCACTTCGCTGCGATCCGGCGCAATCTCGCCGCCGTCGGCAGGCTGCGGGCGCGGCGGCGGGGCGTATTTGGCGATGGCATCGATCAGCTCGGACACGCCGAAGTTCTTGAGCGCCGAGCCGAAGAACACCGGGGTCAGGTCGCCATTGCGATACGCCTCGAGATCAAACTCGGGATAGCCAGCCTGCGCCAGCTCGGCTTCTTCGGCGAACTCTTCAGGAATTTCGGGATTTTCATCCCGCTTGCCAAGGAACTCCTTCGAACCGCCTTCAGGCCGCGCCACCGAACCACTGGAATAGTCGAGGATCCCCTGGAACTGTCCGCCCATGCCGATGGGCCAGCTTTGCGGACT encodes:
- a CDS encoding endonuclease/exonuclease/phosphatase family protein codes for the protein MQLTVASYNIHKAVGTDRRRDPGRIISVLRELDADVIALQEADLRFGQRASVLPRAALDDTPWKAVPVAKRARSIGWHGNAILVRRDMQVLASEPLDLPMLEPRGAASVDLANGDGAFRVVGAHLDLSGLRRSDQIRSILGHLNGAHPPMPEILLGDFNQWTARSGAMRVFDGRWLVLSPGPSFPASRPIARLDRIALSPQWKVVSHGVHHSSLSAQASDHLPVWATVQMSKK
- a CDS encoding pyridoxamine 5'-phosphate oxidase family protein is translated as MADFFDRLDGKHIAMIEQQPVFFVATAAQDGRINLSPKGYDAFRVLTPTVVAYLDLGGSGNETHAHLAADGRITIMFCNFQQPALILRIYGRGRAVLPQDEEWEALAAQFTLLPGTRQIFVIDVDSVQTSCGWGVPLMTLESERNTLTKYHANADPEAWAAKVSTRISSIDGLPTRATDRYIAGGPGAHSN
- a CDS encoding peptide chain release factor 3, whose product is MSSQSTNPRRTFAIISHPDAGKTTLTEKLLLQGGAIHQAGQVKARGEARRARSDWMKIEQQRGISVTSSVMTFEKEYDGETITFNLLDTPGHEDFSEDTYRTLTAVDSAIMVIDAAKGIEPQTLKLFEVCRLRSVPIITFVNKVDREGREGFELLDEVADQLALDVSPQSWPIGMGGQFQGILDYSSGSVARPEGGSKEFLGKRDENPEIPEEFAEEAELAQAGYPEFDLEAYRNGDLTPVFFGSALKNFGVSELIDAIAKYAPPPRPQPADGGEIAPDRSEVTGFIFKVQANMDPNHRDRIAFMRQVSGTFKRGMKLTPSGLGKPIAIHSPIMFFAQDREIADTAEAGDIIGIPNHGTLRVGDTLSEKNEVRFTGLPNFAPEILRRVVLKDPTKTKQLRKALDDLSEEGVIQVFYPEIGAQWIIGVVGQLQLEVLVSRLEAEYKVDAFLEPSPFATARWVRGEGKALNEFESFNRSNLARDRDGDLVFMAKSPWDVNYQAEKNPELTFSATKER